The following are encoded together in the Anaerostipes caccae L1-92 genome:
- a CDS encoding bL17 family ribosomal protein: protein MAKYRKLGRTSSQRKALLRSQVTDLLYRGKIVTTEAKAKEIRKIAEKLIAMAVREKDNFETVTVDAKVAKKDSDGKRVKEVVDGKKVTVYETVKKEITKDMPSRLHARRQMLKVLYPVKEVPTELAGKKANTKTVDLTEKLFNEYAPKYADRNGGYTRIVKIAQRKGDGALEVLIELV, encoded by the coding sequence ATGGCAAAGTACAGAAAATTAGGAAGAACATCTTCTCAGAGAAAAGCATTACTGCGTTCACAGGTAACAGATCTTTTATACAGAGGCAAGATTGTTACGACTGAAGCAAAGGCAAAAGAGATCCGCAAGATCGCTGAGAAACTGATTGCAATGGCAGTCAGAGAAAAAGACAACTTTGAGACAGTCACTGTTGACGCTAAAGTAGCAAAGAAAGACAGCGACGGAAAACGTGTCAAAGAAGTTGTTGACGGAAAGAAAGTTACTGTATACGAGACAGTGAAAAAAGAGATCACAAAGGATATGCCTTCCCGTCTTCATGCAAGAAGACAGATGTTAAAGGTATTATACCCGGTGAAGGAAGTTCCGACAGAGCTTGCAGGCAAAAAAGCCAATACAAAGACTGTTGATCTTACAGAAAAGTTATTTAACGAATATGCACCGAAGTATGCCGATAGAAATGGTGGGTATACAAGGATCGTAAAGATCGCACAGCGTAAAGGTGACGGTGCCTTAGAAGTATTGATCGAATTAGTATAA
- a CDS encoding DNA-directed RNA polymerase subunit alpha has protein sequence MFEFEKPNIEISEISEDNRFGRFVVEPLVRGYGTTLGNSLRRIMLSSLPGAAVSAVKIKGVLHEFSSVPGVKEDVPEIIMNIKSLAIKNNSSTDEPKQAFIECSGSGVVTAGDIKADSDIEILNPDMVIATLSGDDAHLDMELTITKGRGYVGADKADKEGNSIDEIAVDAIYTPVERVNLKVENTRVGQVTDYDKLTLDVFTNGTLSPDEAVSLAAKVLCEHLNLFVDLSENAKTAEVMVEKEDDEKEKVLEMSIDELELSVRSYNCLKRAGINTVEELTNKTSEDMMKVRNLGRKSLEEVLAKLNELGLALNSGDE, from the coding sequence ATGTTTGAATTTGAAAAGCCAAATATTGAGATTAGTGAGATTTCTGAAGATAACCGTTTCGGGCGTTTTGTAGTCGAGCCGTTAGTGCGCGGCTACGGAACGACACTCGGAAATTCCTTAAGGAGGATCATGCTCTCATCTCTGCCGGGCGCTGCAGTCAGTGCTGTAAAGATCAAAGGTGTACTGCATGAGTTCAGTTCCGTTCCGGGAGTGAAAGAGGATGTCCCTGAGATCATCATGAACATCAAGTCCCTGGCGATTAAGAATAACAGTTCTACGGACGAACCAAAACAGGCCTTTATTGAGTGCTCCGGAAGCGGTGTCGTGACTGCCGGTGACATCAAGGCTGACAGTGATATCGAGATTTTAAATCCTGATATGGTCATCGCGACATTGAGCGGAGATGACGCACATCTGGATATGGAACTTACGATCACAAAAGGCCGCGGTTATGTCGGTGCCGACAAAGCAGACAAGGAAGGCAACTCTATCGATGAGATTGCAGTCGATGCAATCTATACTCCGGTAGAGCGTGTGAATCTAAAGGTGGAAAATACCCGTGTGGGACAGGTGACAGACTACGATAAACTTACTTTGGATGTCTTTACAAACGGAACCCTTTCACCGGACGAGGCGGTCAGCCTCGCTGCCAAAGTATTGTGCGAACATCTGAACCTGTTCGTAGATCTCTCCGAGAATGCCAAGACAGCAGAAGTCATGGTTGAAAAGGAAGATGACGAGAAAGAAAAGGTTCTGGAGATGAGCATTGATGAACTGGAATTATCCGTTCGCTCTTATAACTGCCTGAAGAGAGCAGGAATCAATACTGTGGAAGAACTGACCAACAAGACTTCAGAAGATATGATGAAGGTCCGCAACTTAGGACGTAAATCATTGGAAGAAGTTCTAGCGAAATTAAATGAACTTGGATTGGCATTAAATTCAGGGGATGAATAA
- the rpsD gene encoding 30S ribosomal protein S4 codes for MAIDRTPVLKRCRSLGLDPVFLGIDKKSNRTSTRGNRKKSEYGLQLREKQKAKFIYGVLEKPFRNYYAKAEKMKGQTGVNLMTLLELRLDNVLFRLGFGRTRKECRQIVDHKHVLVNGKTVNIPSYRVSVGDVIEIKENHKTSPRYKEILEVTGGRMVPSWLEANQEALSGTVKELPAREEIDVPVNETLIVELYSK; via the coding sequence ATGGCAATTGACAGAACTCCAGTCTTAAAAAGATGTAGATCCTTAGGCCTCGATCCTGTATTTTTAGGAATCGACAAAAAGTCTAACAGAACCTCAACAAGAGGAAATAGAAAAAAGAGTGAGTACGGACTTCAGCTCCGTGAAAAACAGAAAGCGAAGTTTATCTACGGTGTATTAGAAAAACCGTTCAGAAATTACTACGCAAAAGCAGAAAAAATGAAAGGTCAGACAGGTGTAAACCTTATGACACTTCTGGAACTGAGACTTGACAATGTATTATTCCGTCTCGGATTCGGAAGAACAAGAAAAGAATGCAGACAGATCGTTGACCACAAGCATGTGCTTGTAAACGGCAAAACTGTCAACATCCCTTCTTACAGAGTATCAGTAGGTGATGTGATTGAGATCAAAGAAAACCACAAAACTTCTCCTAGATACAAAGAAATCTTAGAAGTAACCGGCGGAAGAATGGTTCCTTCTTGGTTAGAAGCAAACCAGGAAGCACTGAGCGGAACTGTAAAGGAATTACCTGCAAGAGAAGAGATCGACGTTCCTGTAAATGAGACACTGATCGTCGAGTTATATTCTAAATAA
- the rpsK gene encoding 30S ribosomal protein S11, with product MAKVTKKAAKKRVKKNVQHGQAHIQSSFNNTIVTLTDAQGNALSWASAGGLGFRGSKKSTPYAAQMAAETATKAALVHGLKTVDVMVKGPGSGREAAIRALSAAGLEVTSIKDVTPVPHNGCRPPKRRRV from the coding sequence ATGGCTAAAGTTACAAAAAAAGCGGCTAAAAAACGTGTGAAAAAGAATGTTCAGCACGGACAGGCACACATTCAGTCATCTTTTAATAATACAATCGTTACATTAACTGATGCTCAGGGAAATGCTCTTTCTTGGGCCAGTGCAGGTGGATTAGGATTCAGAGGATCCAAAAAATCTACTCCTTATGCGGCACAGATGGCTGCTGAGACAGCGACAAAAGCAGCATTAGTACACGGTTTGAAAACAGTGGACGTTATGGTGAAAGGACCGGGATCAGGAAGAGAAGCAGCAATTCGTGCTTTATCAGCTGCTGGTCTGGAAGTTACAAGCATCAAAGATGTAACACCGGTACCTCACAATGGATGTCGCCCACCAAAACGCAGAAGAGTTTAA
- the rpsM gene encoding 30S ribosomal protein S13 — translation MARISGVDLPREKRVEIGLTYIYGIGLTSSKRILSEANVNPDTRVRDLTDDEVRRISEVISESQTVEGDLRREIALNIKRLKEIGSYRGKRHRQGLPCRGQKTKTNARTCKGPKKTVANKKK, via the coding sequence ATGGCTCGTATTTCAGGTGTTGATTTACCAAGAGAAAAACGTGTGGAGATTGGACTTACCTATATTTATGGAATCGGTCTTACAAGCTCTAAACGTATTTTATCAGAAGCAAATGTAAACCCGGATACTCGTGTACGTGACCTGACAGATGATGAAGTTCGCAGAATCAGCGAAGTTATCTCTGAGTCACAGACAGTAGAGGGAGACTTAAGAAGAGAAATCGCTCTTAATATCAAGAGATTAAAAGAAATAGGATCTTACAGAGGAAAACGCCATAGACAGGGACTGCCTTGCCGTGGACAGAAGACAAAGACAAATGCCAGAACATGTAAAGGTCCTAAGAAAACTGTTGCAAACAAGAAAAAATAA
- the rpmJ gene encoding 50S ribosomal protein L36: MKVRASVKPMCEKCKVIRRKGSVRVICENPKHKQRQG; this comes from the coding sequence GTGAAAGTTAGAGCATCTGTAAAACCTATGTGTGAAAAATGCAAGGTAATTAGAAGAAAAGGTTCTGTCAGAGTGATCTGTGAGAATCCGAAGCACAAACAGAGACAGGGATAA
- the infA gene encoding translation initiation factor IF-1, with protein sequence MAKSEAIEVEGIVLEKLPNAMFKVEIEGGHVILAHISGKLRMNYIKILPGDKVTLALSPYDLSKGRIIWRDK encoded by the coding sequence ATGGCAAAGTCAGAAGCAATTGAAGTAGAAGGAATCGTATTGGAGAAACTGCCGAATGCGATGTTTAAGGTAGAGATCGAGGGAGGACATGTGATTTTGGCACATATCAGCGGAAAGCTCAGAATGAATTACATCAAGATCCTTCCGGGTGACAAGGTTACTCTTGCACTTTCTCCGTATGACCTGTCAAAGGGAAGAATTATTTGGAGAGATAAATAA
- the map gene encoding type I methionyl aminopeptidase translates to MAVTIKSKKEIEQMREAGKILEETHDRLAEIIKPGISTLEIDQFGEKIIREYGCIPSFLNYNGYPASICVSVNDEVVHGIPKKERILKDGDIVSLDAGVIYQGYHSDAARTYGVGEISEEAARLIRVTKESFFEGMKFAKEGNHLFDISEAIQRYVENNGYSVVRDLVGHGIGTHLHEDPQIPNFKERRKGMKLRAGMTLAVEPMVNAGTWKVEWLSDDWTVVTADGSLAAHYENTILITEDGYELLSLSK, encoded by the coding sequence ATGGCAGTGACGATCAAATCAAAAAAAGAAATCGAACAAATGAGAGAGGCCGGTAAGATCTTGGAAGAGACGCATGACCGTTTGGCCGAGATCATCAAACCGGGAATTTCTACTTTAGAGATTGACCAGTTCGGGGAAAAGATCATAAGGGAATACGGGTGTATTCCTTCTTTTCTGAATTACAATGGTTACCCGGCATCCATCTGTGTGTCTGTCAATGACGAAGTGGTCCACGGCATCCCAAAGAAGGAGCGGATTTTAAAGGACGGAGATATTGTCAGCCTGGATGCAGGGGTCATCTATCAGGGATACCACTCTGACGCCGCCAGGACCTATGGCGTCGGGGAGATCTCAGAGGAAGCAGCCCGCCTGATCAGGGTCACAAAGGAAAGCTTTTTTGAAGGTATGAAGTTTGCCAAAGAAGGGAATCATCTATTTGACATTTCCGAGGCAATTCAGAGATACGTAGAGAATAATGGCTATTCTGTGGTGAGAGACCTGGTGGGCCATGGGATCGGAACTCATCTCCATGAGGACCCCCAGATCCCAAACTTCAAGGAACGAAGAAAAGGCATGAAGCTCAGGGCAGGAATGACACTGGCTGTAGAACCGATGGTGAACGCCGGAACATGGAAAGTGGAATGGCTTTCTGATGACTGGACCGTTGTAACGGCAGACGGAAGCCTTGCCGCCCATTATGAAAATACAATCTTAATAACCGAAGATGGTTACGAATTATTATCATTATCAAAGTAG
- a CDS encoding adenylate kinase — translation MKIIMLGAPGAGKGTQAKQIAEQYNIPHISTGDIFRANIKNGTELGKKAKEYMDQGLLVPDELVVDLVVDRIEKDDCQKGFILDGFPRTIPQAEALDAALAAKDMKIDYALDIEVPDENIIDRMSGRRSCRECGAIFHAKYNPPKSEGICDICSGELILRDDDKEETVKKRLDVYHEQTAPLISHYKSAGSLHEIDGTRHIDVVFDEIKSILEA, via the coding sequence ATGAAGATTATTATGTTGGGGGCTCCAGGAGCAGGAAAGGGAACTCAGGCAAAGCAGATTGCAGAGCAGTATAACATTCCGCATATTTCGACCGGTGACATTTTCAGGGCGAATATCAAGAATGGAACCGAGCTTGGCAAAAAAGCCAAAGAGTATATGGACCAGGGACTGCTGGTTCCGGATGAGCTGGTAGTTGATCTTGTGGTTGACAGGATTGAGAAAGACGACTGCCAAAAGGGCTTCATTTTAGATGGATTCCCAAGGACGATTCCTCAGGCAGAAGCGTTGGATGCGGCTCTCGCCGCAAAAGATATGAAAATTGATTATGCGCTGGATATCGAGGTTCCCGATGAGAATATCATCGACCGGATGTCCGGAAGACGTTCCTGCAGGGAATGCGGTGCGATCTTCCACGCAAAATATAATCCTCCGAAATCAGAAGGAATCTGTGATATATGCAGCGGCGAGCTGATCCTCCGAGATGACGACAAGGAAGAGACAGTGAAGAAAAGGCTGGATGTTTATCACGAACAGACCGCACCGCTGATTTCTCACTATAAGAGTGCAGGCAGCCTGCATGAGATCGACGGCACAAGGCACATTGATGTAGTATTTGATGAGATCAAAAGCATTTTAGAGGCATAA
- the secY gene encoding preprotein translocase subunit SecY, producing MANALTNAFKNKELRKKLAFTVIILIVVRFGSQLPIPGIDTAQVTAYLKSTLGDSFNLLNSFTGGSFLQMSVFALSVTPYITSSIIMQLMTIAIPALEEMQKDGEDGRKKIAKITRYVTVVLGLIESAGMTIGFSRSGALGPEHTNFTIVTMIIALTAGAILVMWLGERITENGIGNGISIILLINIVSGMPKDFYALYNQFMKGKQIGPALIAGCVIAAVVLFTVVFVIILSDAERHIPVQYSKKVQGRKMVGGQSSHIPLKVNTAGVIPIIFASSIMQFPLIIQQLFKYESNGFMGKVLHSLSSSTWFDANHPKRSLGLLIYIVLVVIFAYFYTSITFNPLEISNNMKKQGGFVPGIRPGKPTVDYLNKILKYIIFIGAAGLTIVAVIPFFFNGVFSAQVSFGGTSIIIVVGVILETIKQIKSQLLVQNYTGFLND from the coding sequence ATGGCGAATGCATTGACAAATGCGTTTAAAAACAAAGAACTAAGGAAAAAGCTTGCGTTTACGGTGATCATTCTGATCGTCGTGCGCTTCGGGTCACAACTGCCGATTCCAGGAATCGATACTGCCCAGGTGACTGCATATTTAAAGAGTACATTGGGAGATTCATTCAATCTCCTGAACTCTTTTACCGGCGGGTCCTTTTTGCAGATGTCTGTATTTGCACTGAGTGTTACGCCATATATTACATCTTCCATCATCATGCAGCTGATGACGATCGCTATCCCTGCATTGGAGGAGATGCAGAAAGACGGCGAAGATGGAAGAAAGAAAATAGCTAAGATTACGAGATACGTTACGGTTGTATTAGGACTCATTGAGTCCGCCGGTATGACCATAGGTTTCAGCCGCAGCGGTGCGCTGGGACCGGAACACACAAATTTTACCATTGTAACGATGATCATTGCCCTGACAGCGGGTGCGATCCTCGTTATGTGGCTTGGTGAGCGTATCACGGAAAATGGTATTGGAAACGGTATTTCTATCATCCTGTTGATCAACATCGTATCAGGAATGCCGAAAGATTTTTATGCGCTCTATAATCAGTTTATGAAAGGCAAACAGATCGGACCGGCACTGATTGCCGGATGTGTGATCGCAGCCGTTGTGCTGTTCACTGTCGTGTTCGTTATCATTCTTTCAGACGCTGAACGCCATATTCCGGTACAGTATTCAAAAAAAGTTCAGGGAAGGAAAATGGTCGGCGGCCAGTCAAGCCATATTCCGCTGAAAGTGAATACAGCCGGAGTTATCCCGATTATCTTCGCCTCATCTATCATGCAGTTCCCGCTGATTATTCAGCAGCTGTTTAAGTATGAGAGCAATGGATTTATGGGAAAGGTTCTGCACAGTTTAAGTTCGTCCACATGGTTTGACGCAAATCATCCGAAGAGATCGCTGGGTCTTCTTATATATATTGTACTTGTTGTTATTTTTGCATATTTCTATACATCGATTACTTTTAATCCTCTGGAAATTTCAAATAACATGAAGAAACAGGGAGGATTTGTACCGGGTATCCGTCCGGGCAAACCGACAGTAGATTATTTAAACAAGATCTTAAAATATATTATTTTTATAGGTGCAGCTGGACTAACAATTGTAGCAGTCATTCCGTTTTTCTTTAACGGTGTATTTAGTGCTCAGGTTTCTTTTGGCGGAACTTCTATCATCATCGTGGTTGGAGTCATATTAGAGACGATCAAGCAGATTAAATCTCAATTGTTAGTGCAAAACTATACTGGTTTTTTAAATGACTAA
- the rplO gene encoding 50S ribosomal protein L15 yields MELSNLRPADGSKHSDNFRRGRGHGSGNGKTAGKGHKGQKARSGGGVRPGFEGGQMPLYRRIPKRGFTCINSKEIIGINVSALERFEDGAEVSVETLVEAGIVSNPKDGVKILGSGELTKKLTVKANAFSAGAKEKIEALGGKAEVI; encoded by the coding sequence ATGGAATTATCAAACTTACGCCCTGCAGACGGATCTAAGCACAGCGACAACTTCAGAAGAGGTCGCGGACATGGTTCAGGAAATGGAAAAACTGCAGGTAAAGGACATAAAGGACAGAAAGCCCGTTCCGGCGGCGGAGTAAGACCGGGATTTGAAGGCGGACAGATGCCTTTATACAGACGTATTCCAAAGAGAGGCTTCACTTGCATTAACTCTAAAGAAATCATTGGAATCAACGTATCAGCATTAGAAAGATTTGAAGACGGAGCCGAAGTTTCTGTTGAGACTTTAGTAGAAGCGGGAATCGTTTCTAATCCGAAAGACGGAGTCAAAATCTTAGGCAGTGGAGAACTCACAAAGAAACTTACAGTAAAAGCAAATGCTTTCAGTGCAGGGGCAAAAGAAAAGATCGAAGCTCTTGGAGGAAAAGCCGAGGTGATTTAG
- the rpmD gene encoding 50S ribosomal protein L30, with the protein MADKLKITLVKSTIGAIPKHRKTVEALGLKKLNKTVEMPDNASVRGMIHQVQHLVKVEEI; encoded by the coding sequence ATGGCAGATAAATTAAAAATTACTTTAGTAAAATCTACAATCGGTGCCATTCCAAAGCATAGAAAAACAGTGGAAGCTTTAGGACTCAAGAAGTTAAACAAAACTGTTGAAATGCCGGATAATGCAAGTGTCAGGGGAATGATTCATCAGGTTCAGCATTTAGTAAAAGTAGAAGAAATTTAA
- the rpsE gene encoding 30S ribosomal protein S5, with amino-acid sequence MKRTMIDPSQLELEEKVVSIKRVTKVVKGGRNFRFAALVVVGDKNGHVGAGLGKAMEIPEAIRKGREAAAKKLVEVPIDEKGSTPHDFTGKFGSASVLLKTSPEGTGIIAGGPSRDVLELAGYKNIRSKSLGSNNKQNVVLATIEGLKNLKTPEEVAKLRGKSVEELLG; translated from the coding sequence ATGAAGCGTACAATGATCGACCCTAGCCAGTTAGAGCTGGAAGAAAAAGTTGTATCTATCAAACGTGTTACCAAAGTAGTAAAAGGTGGACGTAATTTCAGATTCGCAGCATTAGTTGTTGTTGGAGATAAGAACGGACACGTTGGTGCAGGATTAGGAAAAGCAATGGAAATTCCAGAAGCGATCCGCAAAGGAAGAGAAGCGGCTGCTAAGAAATTAGTGGAAGTACCGATTGACGAAAAAGGAAGTACACCGCATGATTTTACAGGTAAATTCGGAAGTGCGTCTGTATTATTAAAGACATCTCCGGAAGGTACCGGAATCATCGCAGGAGGACCTTCCCGTGACGTATTGGAGCTTGCAGGATACAAGAATATCCGTTCTAAATCTTTAGGATCCAACAACAAGCAGAACGTTGTTCTCGCTACGATCGAAGGACTTAAAAACTTAAAAACTCCAGAAGAAGTAGCAAAGCTTCGCGGAAAATCTGTAGAAGAGCTCTTAGGTTAG
- the rplR gene encoding 50S ribosomal protein L18: MIKKQSRSKVRAKKHLKLRNHISGTAEKPRLSVFRSNNHMYAQIIDDTVGNTLVSASTLQKDVKADLEKTDDVKAAAHLGKVIAERAVAKGISTVVFDRGGFIYQGKVKALADAAREAGLKF, from the coding sequence ATGATTAAAAAACAGTCAAGAAGCAAAGTTCGTGCGAAAAAACATTTAAAGCTTCGTAATCATATTAGCGGAACAGCGGAGAAACCGCGTTTAAGCGTATTCAGAAGCAATAATCATATGTACGCTCAGATCATTGATGACACCGTTGGAAATACTTTAGTATCAGCATCCACTTTACAGAAAGACGTAAAAGCTGATTTGGAGAAGACTGACGATGTAAAAGCGGCAGCTCACTTAGGAAAAGTGATTGCTGAGAGAGCAGTTGCAAAAGGTATCTCCACCGTTGTTTTTGACAGAGGCGGATTTATTTATCAGGGAAAAGTAAAAGCATTAGCAGACGCAGCACGTGAAGCTGGTCTTAAATTCTAA
- the rplF gene encoding 50S ribosomal protein L6, translating to MSRIGRLPIDIPQGVEVKIEEGNKVTVKGPKGTLEKNLPVEMEIKLEDNQIVVSRPNDLKKMKSLHGLTRSLIANMVTGVSQGYEKKLEINGVGYRAQKKGKEITFNLGFSHPVAMTDPEGIETEMDGQNIIIVKGIDKEKVGQYAAEIRELRKPEPYKGKGIKYADEVIRRKVGKTGAK from the coding sequence ATGTCTCGTATAGGTAGATTGCCAATCGATATCCCTCAGGGAGTTGAGGTTAAGATTGAAGAAGGAAACAAAGTGACTGTAAAAGGTCCTAAAGGAACACTGGAAAAGAATCTTCCGGTGGAAATGGAAATTAAATTAGAAGACAACCAGATCGTGGTATCCAGACCGAATGACTTAAAGAAGATGAAATCCTTACACGGGTTGACCAGATCTTTGATCGCCAACATGGTGACTGGAGTGTCTCAGGGATATGAAAAGAAGCTTGAAATCAACGGTGTTGGTTACAGAGCACAGAAAAAAGGAAAAGAAATCACTTTCAACCTTGGATTTTCACATCCGGTAGCAATGACAGATCCAGAAGGCATCGAAACTGAAATGGACGGTCAGAATATCATTATCGTTAAAGGTATTGATAAAGAAAAAGTTGGACAGTACGCTGCGGAAATCAGAGAATTAAGAAAACCTGAGCCTTACAAAGGAAAAGGTATTAAATATGCTGATGAAGTTATCAGACGTAAAGTCGGTAAGACTGGTGCGAAGTAA
- the rpsH gene encoding 30S ribosomal protein S8, whose amino-acid sequence MTMSDPIADMLTRIRNANTAKHDTVEIPASKMKVAIAEILLKEGFIKAFDIKEEGAYNNIVITLKYGQDKSEKIITGLKRISKPGLRVYANSEELPKVLGGLGVAIISTNKGVLTDKEARKEHVGGEVLAFVW is encoded by the coding sequence ATGACAATGAGCGATCCGATTGCAGATATGCTTACAAGAATCCGTAATGCAAACACTGCGAAACATGATACCGTAGAAATTCCTGCTTCTAAGATGAAGGTTGCGATTGCTGAAATCCTTTTAAAAGAAGGTTTCATCAAAGCATTCGACATTAAAGAAGAAGGTGCATATAACAACATCGTTATCACATTAAAGTACGGCCAGGATAAGAGTGAAAAGATCATTACAGGTCTTAAGAGAATCTCTAAACCAGGACTCCGTGTATATGCCAACTCAGAAGAACTTCCTAAAGTATTAGGCGGACTTGGAGTGGCAATCATTTCAACAAACAAAGGTGTTCTTACAGACAAAGAAGCAAGAAAAGAACACGTAGGCGGAGAAGTACTTGCGTTTGTATGGTGA
- a CDS encoding type Z 30S ribosomal protein S14, with protein MARKSMVLKQQRKQKFSTREYSRCRICGRPHAYLRKYGICRICFRELAYKGQIPGVKKASW; from the coding sequence ATGGCTAGAAAGTCAATGGTATTAAAGCAACAGAGAAAACAGAAGTTTTCAACAAGAGAATATAGCCGTTGTAGGATTTGTGGACGTCCACATGCTTACTTGAGAAAATACGGAATCTGCAGAATCTGCTTCCGTGAGTTAGCGTACAAAGGACAGATTCCAGGCGTGAAAAAGGCCAGCTGGTAA
- the rplE gene encoding 50S ribosomal protein L5, producing the protein MSRLKEQYTNEIMEAMMKKFGYKNIMQVPKLEKIVINMGVGEAKENKKLLDAAVADMETISGQKAIVTKARKSVANFKLREGMPIGCKVTLRGERMYEFADRLINLALPRVRDFRGVSQNSFDGRGNYALGIKEQLIFPEIEYDKVDKVRGMDVIFVTTANTDEEARELLTLFGMPFKK; encoded by the coding sequence TTGAGTAGATTAAAAGAACAGTATACCAACGAAATCATGGAAGCCATGATGAAGAAATTCGGATATAAAAATATTATGCAGGTACCAAAGCTCGAGAAGATCGTGATCAACATGGGCGTTGGTGAAGCAAAAGAAAATAAAAAGCTCTTAGATGCTGCTGTTGCAGATATGGAAACGATCTCCGGACAGAAAGCGATCGTAACCAAGGCAAGAAAATCTGTTGCTAACTTCAAGTTAAGAGAAGGAATGCCGATCGGATGCAAGGTTACATTAAGAGGCGAGAGAATGTACGAGTTTGCTGATCGTCTGATCAACCTGGCACTGCCTCGTGTACGTGACTTCAGGGGTGTAAGCCAGAACTCTTTTGATGGAAGAGGAAACTACGCATTAGGAATCAAAGAACAGTTAATTTTCCCGGAAATTGAATACGACAAAGTGGATAAAGTCAGAGGTATGGATGTGATTTTCGTTACAACAGCCAACACAGACGAAGAAGCTCGTGAATTATTAACTTTATTTGGTATGCCGTTTAAGAAATAG
- the rplX gene encoding 50S ribosomal protein L24, which translates to MSGIRIKKGDLVKVIAGKDKGKEGKVVAIDHKKNTVIVEGANMLTKHTKPSVQNQQGGIVTEEGPIHISNVMFVHNGKATKIGYKVEDGKKVRVAKATGDVID; encoded by the coding sequence GTGTCAGGAATTAGAATTAAAAAAGGCGATCTTGTAAAAGTCATCGCTGGAAAAGATAAGGGTAAAGAAGGCAAAGTTGTTGCAATCGACCACAAGAAGAATACTGTCATCGTTGAAGGTGCTAATATGCTTACTAAACATACCAAACCAAGCGTACAGAACCAGCAGGGCGGTATTGTGACAGAAGAAGGCCCGATCCATATTTCCAACGTAATGTTCGTTCATAACGGAAAAGCTACAAAGATCGGCTACAAAGTAGAAGACGGTAAAAAAGTCCGTGTTGCAAAGGCAACCGGAGATGTGATTGATTAA
- the rplN gene encoding 50S ribosomal protein L14, with the protein MIQQESRLRVADNTGAKEILCIRVLGGSTRRYANIGDIIVATVKDATPGGVVKKGDVVRAVVVRTKKGARRKDGSYIRFDENAAVIIKEDMNPRGTRIFGPVARELRDKKFMKIVSLAPEVL; encoded by the coding sequence ATGATTCAACAGGAGTCAAGACTTAGAGTGGCTGACAACACTGGAGCAAAAGAAATCCTTTGCATCAGAGTGTTAGGTGGATCCACTAGAAGATATGCTAACATCGGCGATATTATTGTAGCTACGGTCAAAGATGCAACACCAGGTGGCGTTGTAAAAAAAGGTGATGTAGTAAGAGCCGTTGTTGTTCGTACGAAAAAAGGTGCCCGCCGTAAAGACGGATCTTATATTAGATTTGATGAGAACGCTGCAGTTATTATCAAAGAGGATATGAACCCGAGAGGAACTCGTATCTTTGGACCAGTGGCAAGAGAGCTCAGAGACAAAAAATTCATGAAGATTGTTTCATTAGCACCAGAAGTATTATAA